In the Ranitomeya imitator isolate aRanImi1 chromosome 2, aRanImi1.pri, whole genome shotgun sequence genome, ATCCGCCTCATAGGAACCTATAGGGTTATCGGACCCCCAGCTGGACCGGACTTGCAGCCGAGATGTGGATGCACGAAAGAGTCTGGATTAGAACCGTCTGAATGACGTCTTAGGCAAATTTCATTAGAACCAAattaaccttaaaggggttgtcaactactaGGACACCCCCttattgatcaaaatgtttggcccacaTAAATTAATAAAAGCTTTTACTACCCAGGCCGCCGCCATtcctgcggtgtcggcactcgctctcctcgGGGCTCTCGTGGGATGTTGTGACGCCGGTGCCCAATCATTGCTGGCGTCTTTCCCCGTCTTCAGACAACTCCcgaagcccggacttcctcttcatgttcgatttgtctgtaagatgagacagtgacgccagccctGATTGGGCGCCGGTGTCACAACCGCACGAGAGCCGACACAGCGGAAACGGCGCGGGCACGGGAGGATGTCTGAGAGAGAAGGATCAAGCATGTTGGATTCCCAATGAGTGATCCTTTTGTTCTTTGGACGATAAGCCTCCATCTGAGGAGTCTAGCAGCGGTTCTCCCGTGAGCGCCTCTGAGCCAAGCCTCCAGTTATATGGGGGAGATAACTTACCAAAATGATGATTCGCGTATCTGAGTGAATTCTCCTCATCTTTTCTGTTCTCAGCCGGTCAATAATGTCTTCTCAAGATTTCCAAACCATCATAAAGGGGGAAGCTTCTGAAACTGATGACGAAGAGGAGATGTATGTGACTTCTGTCCCAACCAGGTCAGTCTCTGGTACCTGTGGTGTAAAAATCCAAGGAGAAGCCTCTGAGACTGATGAAGAGGGTGATGGAGGCGTTAAGAAAAATAAGACTCCTTCCGTGTGTTTAGAGAAGGACCTTCCTCCATTAGTGGTCATCAGGAATGAAGGAGAAAGTTCTCCATTTAGTTTTGAAGAAAAGCCTACGGTCAATATACAGCAGGCAGGACGCTACAGCACGTTACTGCAGCAGAAACTGTTGGAAAGCAATGCTCGTCTTTACCACGATGTCAACACCACCATCCGTCAGGTCTACCATACGACCACTAATGAGATCCGGACCCTGACTGCTCAACTGAGCAACTCCCAGAATGGAATCATTAATGCATCCCACAATATCAGACTCGCTCTTGATGATTTGAAAGGGGTGTCGGAGAAGATTGACATAATAACCAGCTGTAACTTACTTCCTGAGATTAGGATCTGAATACACCGCCCTCTGCGTTCAATATCTAGCTGTCCACCCTCGTGCTTTTGTCTTTACACGTAGGTCCTGTGTGTACGATGGTCATCTTGGTGGCCGCCTCTTCATGGGCTCTCAGAGTGCAGCCCTCGGGATTATCATCAGGGTTGACTAGATGAACGAAGCTGCTGTATGGAGATCTCATTTTTTTGGAAGTTTTAGTATGAGAAGCATTTTACACATCAGGTTATAATGGAAATTTTTTTCCAAAGTTGACAATCTTGTGTTAGAATAAATTATCCTAAGAATCGGCTTTTATCTCAGGAGGAAGCTTCTCAATCACGGAGATCTTTACACAAGCCTCGGATCATAGAGGGGCTCAGGGCAGAAACCTGGAGCACGAAAATGAGAACTATGTGACGTCATGATGCCTAAATAGGACTTCTGCTCATTGGTTGTCCTAAAAGGATTTAGAAGCCACTGAGAAGAATTATGAGTCTCCTCTTTGCATTTCTACAGAGCAGAGGTTGAGTCACAGAGTAGTAATATTCATCATCAATATATACCATTCCCTACCCTAGGGCAGATAGAATCATGGAACATCCCCTTTAAATATTAGATTCTTTGTATAGATCACAAATGTTAACTCTGTGCCATGCACATACTAATAAACCTCGAGGGATGAGTTCTGATATTTACTCCTAGTCCTGCAGCATCGGGTGTAGgttggacacacatgctcagtcacttaCCTCTGCACAGTGCACCTCTGTTTCCTGGGGGCAGCCAGTAACAGCAGCTTTCAGGTCTGCTTGTCAGGTAAGGAGCAGAGACTCTGCGCAGCATGGCAGGATAGTGGTGAAAACTCCTGCAGGAGAGGTAAGAAAGGACTAAATGGTAAGCTGCCAGAAGGAGGAGGAGACTGCTCTGGCAGCACCATGGTGAACACATGGAAGCAAAACAGATTTTTATTCAAATGACTTTACTatagctattaaagggaacctgtcatgtcagacAATACTGTGAACCTGCAGATATTGGGCTAAGGCCGGGATCAAacatgtgagaaatacgtccgagtctcgcatggtaatacccggcattgccgccgtctcgctggagcggagcgtgcggctgcatgtattgctatgcggccgcacgctccgctcctgagtgacagcggcaatgccgggtattaccgtgcgagactcggacgtatttctcgcatgtttgATCCCGGCCTTAGGTGTCCGGTCGCTGTGCTGAAAGTGAGGCACTAAGAAAATTACGGTAGCTTTTATTTTTCCCAGGAGCCGTCAGCTTTCAGTCATGCGGGCATGCCCATACCAATTTATAGTCATCTCTTACAGCACTGAGAATGGCGACTTTAAGCACTTCCCCGGCACAGACTGACAGTCGACTCTACTGATGCGCTACAGAGACATCTGTCAAAGTGCCGGGGAAGTGCCTACCTATTGTGAGCGATGAATGTAGCATCGCAGGcacgcctgcatgactgaaagccggcggctcccggGAGAAATAAAGCTCATTTTCTCCCAAGTGCCAGAATTTCAGTACTCCACCCATGAACGAGCATAATGCTCTtagaccgggatcacacatgcgagaaatacggctgagtctcgcaggttaaaaccctgctctagcgcctgcagctccatgtattgctgcgcggccacacgctccgctctggagtgccggcgccacagcagggttttaacctgcaagactcggacatatttctcgcaagtgagaaggagcccttaacctgtgaattaaccctatatctgcagggtaATAGCATTATCCGACATGACGGGTTCCTTTTAGCAGTTTTTCAGGACTTTTGTTCTGAAAATATTTCGTGGAATAAGAGGTTGTCCATGAACATAAAAAAATGGCGGAGGAGTTGATGTGTTCCAGGGTCAGTGTCATGTCTGGATCGACTTTCCCTAAAATGACTCTGGAGTTAGTTCCGTTTTTCTTCCAAGGTATCACATCCTCACTACAATTTGGCTTCTTTATAAAGCTCTAATAAACGCCATCCTGTCTGTAAATTACAACCTTGCTAATAAAGCTTTAATTCTTGCTTTTTTATATAGgtctaaattgatttttttttatgtttcatcAGCTCCTGAGACCCTCTCAAATTGCTCTAAAGTCCTCCTGAGAAGTGCGCAGTTCGGGAGGAACAGAAAAGAGTAACAGATACAATTGGAAGCCAATGACCTTCTACCGAATCCGTACTCTTCGCTGGGTGCGTCTGCCTCCGGAGCTGCGCTCTTCATGGTCTTTAGAGggattggtgtgtgtggtgtggggGAGGAAGGTGATTTCAGGACCCAGACCTCCACTGAAAGACAGAATTTAAGGgccctttaataaaaataaaataaaggggcAAAATATGAATTATTCTTTAAGTACTTAATAAGTACATGATGAAAACACAATAAAAATAGCCTGTGAGAATGTTGGGCGGTTTTATTAAGCCTGGTATTGTGCACGCCTGTGATAAGGAAGGGGCTGTGTTTACTAAGAAGCACACGACAATTAATGAATTCgggtgcagtcagacggccgtataaatcaGAATGAAGTGCACAGATGCCAGCGGCTCTTCCAATAAGACCATGAcacctgcatagaaatacatgaagctgccaCTCCTGGGTCagaagagccgccggccagtccgtgcacttcaTTCTGGTTGATATGGCGCCCTCATATCAATCCTCTTTGTCGGTATCACATCACAGTGTGCAAACTGTCCGGGGACCAAGCCATCAGTCCCTTTACAGTTTAGATCAGTCCATATGAacgtgtttaaagggaatctgtcgccaggtttttactacctaaactgagagcagcataatgtagggtcagagatactgattccagtgatgtctcttactggtctgcttgctgtagttttcatcAAATTCACAGTTTTATCACTAGATGATAATAGTaatctatttatatagcgccaacatattcagcagcgctctACAGATTTCGCA is a window encoding:
- the BLOC1S3 gene encoding biogenesis of lysosome-related organelles complex 1 subunit 3, which encodes MSSQDFQTIIKGEASETDDEEEMYVTSVPTRSVSGTCGVKIQGEASETDEEGDGGVKKNKTPSVCLEKDLPPLVVIRNEGESSPFSFEEKPTVNIQQAGRYSTLLQQKLLESNARLYHDVNTTIRQVYHTTTNEIRTLTAQLSNSQNGIINASHNIRLALDDLKGVSEKIDIITSCNLLPEIRI